The sequence below is a genomic window from Nostoc flagelliforme CCNUN1.
ATTTAAGTTGCCATTTTCCAGCAATTTTATGCTGTTGTACAGTAGGATTCTTCCTAAGAATTGCAACTCTCACAAAGAGTAAGTATTATTTTTACATCAGACTAGTGAATATCTTGGAAATAAAGTATAACAAATTAGCCAAAGGCAAAAAATTATTTGATTTTTAAAAGAATTTTTATGATGAAATTTTATTTGCATCAGGAGAATAAACTTGAGGTTACTACGGGTTAGCGAGAAGCCACCCTCTAGGAACACCATTGGTGTAACCCATTGGATAAATTGCCAAGGCATGATATTTTTCATGTAGTATTTATTGATACTATTAATTTTTGGCAATGACAAGCAAACTACCATAGAAAAATTTTTAATTCAGAATTCTCAAAACAGTAATTCAAATGTAACAACGGACACAGAAATGTCAACATATTTATCTCAAGTTTGGCAACTGCTGAGAAATTATGTGAGGGATATAAGGTTAGAAGAGATGCCAAAGACCACATCTGTGAAAACCGAAGCAGTTTTACCTCTAGGAAAAAGTATTAAAGAACCTTATAAAAGCGTTAAATTTGCTCAAGATAATTTACAGGAAGATTTATGGTCTCAAAGGCTGCAAGAAAGCTTAGAAAAATGGACAATACCAAAGAGCGGTTTGACTTATAAGATCGGCGATGGGGCATCAGACACACTACCTTCTGGGTTCTGCTTTAGAGTGTGCGATCGCCAGATGCATGAAGAGATTTATGATTTACTGGGCAATGGGGCGCTGAAACCAGAAATAGTCAACCAACTAATGGAATTGGTTGTGACTGGTCAAAAAATTCGCCCAGAACTGCTTTTTTGGCGGTTAGAAGATTTTTATCATCGCTGGTGTCAGGGAGAATTTATCGATGGGACACCAGATGATAACCTACCTCAGAAAACAATGTTAAAGTTGGCGGCGCAAAATATTGCGATCGGGCTGAGACAGGTTGACATATATACAGGGCTAAACGTACTAATTTTACTGTTAGAGTTACACCGCTACGCCCAAGAGCGAGATCAACTCAAACAAAAAATCACCTTCTACCCATCTGCTCAACCAGATACAGACAATTTTTTCACATCCCAACTGCTGCGGATCATCAACTATAGCGATGCCCTGGAAATTGGCAATTTTAGCAGTATAGTTGGGCAATTTCTCAAAGGCGGCAACTTTAAGGGCGCTTACTTAGGCGATGCCAACCTCACTGGGGCAGACTTTAGGGGTGCTAACCTTAGCGGTGCTAACCTCGGCGATGCCAACTTAACTGGCGTAAACTTCAGTGGTGCTAACCTTAGCGGTGCTAACCTCGGCGATGCCAACCTCAGCGGTGCTAACCTCAGCGGTGCAAACCTCAGTGGTGCTGACCTCGGCAGTACCAACCTCAGCGGTGCAAACCTTAACTGTGCCAACCTTAGCCGCGCCGACCTCAACCGCGCCGACCTTAGCAGCACCAACCTCAACCGCGCCGACCTCAACCGCGCTGACCTCAACCGCAGCGACCTCAGCAGCGCTAACTTTAGCCATGCCGACCTAAGTAACGCCATCCTTTTCGGTGCAAATCTGAGTGAAGCCAACCTCCGCAGCGCCAACCTTAACCATGCCGACCTCTGTCGTGCCGACCTCAGTGGTGCTGATTTGAGTCACGCCATCCTTAACGGTACTAACCTTAGTGACACAATTCTTTTCAGTACCAACCTTAGTGATGCCATCCTCATCGCTGCTGACCTCAGCTATGCCAAACTTAATGGTGCCAAGCTTAACGACGCCAGACTCAACGGTGCAATGTTCTTAGGCGCAGACCTCAGTGGTGTAGACCTGAGTCGGGTAATCCTCAACGAAGCCGACCTCAGTGGGGTGATTCTTAGCGAAGCCGACCTCAGTGGTGCCGACCTCACCGACGCTATCCTTTTCGGTACAGACTTCAGCTATGCCAACCTTAACAGTGCTAACCTCAGTGGCAGTAACCTCAGTGGTGCTATCCTCAATGGTGCGGATCTTAGCCACAGTAACCTTAGCTACGCTATTCTGGGTGGTGCTGACCTTAGCGACGCCAATATGGAAGAAATGACCTGGGGTAAAAAGCAGCAGTGGGAAGGTGTGCGGGGATTAGAAACAGCAGTTAATGTGCCGGAGGCGTTAAAAGAAGAACTGGGATTGAATTGAGATGAGGGAAAGAGAAAAAGCCAAGTTCTGAACACCATCTTCCGAGTTCTGAATACCATCTTCCGAGTTCCGAACACCAACTTTCGAGTTCCGAACACCATCTTTCGAGTTTTGAACACCATCTTTCGAGTTCCGAACACCATCTTCCGAGTTCCGAACACCATCTTTCGAGTTCCGAACACCATCTTTCGAGTTTTGAACACCAACTTTCGAGTTCCGAATACCAACTTTCGAGTTCCGAACACGACTTTCCGAGTTCCAATCTCAAAAGATGGGAATCTCAGCTTGAGTAATGACCAATATTACCTCAAAGCCCGTTTTGAGTATGCTAATACCAATTTACGAAAATCCTGATACATACAGATTTCTCGTAGGGGCATGGCAATGCGATGCCCTTACCAGCGTATTTGTATCATTATTAAAGTGAAATGGTATAACTGTACATCAGAAGCGTATATCCTGCTTGCTAGAGTGTGAGTAGTTCACGTAAAATATAGTGCCATTGTTGCAGCAGTTCTCATGACCTCATCTGCGTCGTTTGACACATTAGAGTCTTTACAGGCGGATATCGCTGAATTGATCGCTCGCTTACCGACATTAAAAAATCGGCAATTTATTCAGCAAGCACTTGCTACTATTGTTCGTCTAGCTGATACCGAAATTGAGCGTCTCGATTGGAAAATCTTGTCGGCTGCATTAGCAGATATGGAGCGCGGTTTCCAGCTTTTCTATGATTATCGGCATGTTCGCAAAGTCACCATCTTTGGTTCTGCTCGTCTAGCGCCAGATACACCAGATTACCAAATGGCCCTTGAGTTTGGTCGTGCTGTTTCTCAATTAGGATTTATGGTGATGACCGGCGGTGGTGGTGGGATCATGCAGGCGGGTCACGAAGGAGCTGGGCGAGAAAATTCTTTTGGATTAAACATTCAGTTACCCTTTGAGCAGGAAGCGAACCCGTTTATAGAAGGTGATCCCAAGCTAGTTCACTTCAAATATTTCTTTACCCGCAAGCTGTTTCTCCTTAAAGAAAGTGATGCTGTAGCTTTGTTTCCGGGAGGCTTTGGCACTCAAGATGAAGCTTTTGAATGCATGACATTAAGCCAGACTGGTAAATTTGGCCCAGTACCTTTAGTTTTAATTGATCACCCTGGTGGCGATTACTGGCGGTCTTGGAGCGAATATATTGATAAGCAACTTGTACAAAATGGTCTTGTAAGTCCTGATGACCCCAGCCTTTACACGGTGACAGATAACGTGAATGTAGCTTGCGACGCTATCACCCGTTTTTACCAGGTTTATCACTCCTGTCGATATGTAAGCAATAAGTTAGTCATCCGTCTGAAGACAGATATATCAGATGCTCAGGTAGAGCAACTTAATGCTAATTTCAGCGACATTATTATTCAAGGACGGATTGAAAAAAGTCAGGCTTTACCTCAAGAAGCACAAGATGAAACTGTTGAACTACCCCGCCTCGTTTTGTACTTCAATCAACGCGACTTGGGGCGCTTGTATCAGATGATTGCCACAATTAACCGGATGGGTACTCCTTCACCAGAGGATGCAGCGCATCCAGAAAGAAAGTAACTATTAACTAATTCGTAATTCGTAATTTGTAATTACGTTCGCGGACTTCTTCTCTCCGAGACGCTAAGAGCGAACGCGCTGCGCTAACGTAATTTTCGGGTTTGATATCATGTCCGTTTGATTATTTACTAAACCTCAAGAACCCCACCCCTTAGTCCCGTCGCCGCAAGCGGCGACGGGAGACAAAGCTACGCTTTGGCGGGGTGGGGTGCAATGACTGTGGGAATCATAACTAATTACCCGGACTTGATATGAGTCCCGTACTAAATAGGACTTACGCATTGACAAGAAATACCAAAGATGAATCAAGGTTAAAAACCATATCTTTCGTAAGGGCACAGCATTGCTGTGCCCCTACAGCATGGTCTATTTACGTAGTTTACCGCCGTAGGCATCGCAGGATAATTAAGAAAAGCCTGAAAACTTCCTATTTTAGGTAATGCACATCACGATGCATTTGTACAGTGCGTAAGTCCTACTAAATTCTAAAATTGCTGGTCTATAATTAGTCGGGGTATGAATCCTTAACTAATTAATTTACGAATTACGAATTATCTTTTTCTGAATTATTTTGATGAGATGCGATCGCTTCATACCTATCCATAAAATTTTCTTATAACTAAACTAATTCATATCATTGCCTTAGCTAGAGATTTTTTATTCCATGCGGCTATCTTCATAAGGAATGGGCATTTTGGCATTGTTAAAGGAGCCGCGAAAACAATATGATTCACCCTACTTACAGATGAGAAAAACAGCAGTTATTATGACTCAATACTGATTCTTGCAAAAAAGCTTGTATATTAGCACAGTAAACACTGTGTCACATCTTAACAGAGGAATAAAATATGCTGGAATTATTGGGTTCAGGTTTAGTATCGCTCTGGCTAGAGATGGCCGGGGTACAAATTAAACCTCTAGATGCCTTAGACGCTTTGACTTGGCAAAGTAGCCCTGGCTTGGTTCTTGCGCCTGATCCTAATCCAACTGGGGCTACTACGGTGCAGGAATATCTGAAACAGCTAATAACATCGAAACTGATAGCGCAAAATCTGGCCCAGAGTCAGGGAATTTGGATGCAGTCGGGGCCGATGCTGATGGCAAATCACCAAGGTACGACACCTCTGCCAGCTGCCTCTTTAACCAAAATTGCTACTTCATTAGTTGCTTTGAAAACTTGGGGGCCAGACTACCAATTTGATACCTTAGTCAGTGCTACTGGGCCATTGGTAAATGGGGTTGTGCAGGGCGATTTGGTAATTACTGGTAATGGCGATCCGATGTTTGTTTGGGAAGAAGCGATCGCTCTTGGTAATACTCTCAATAAAATGGGTATCAAGCAGGTAAAGGGAAATTTGCTCATTACTGGCAATTTTGCCATGAATTTCCAACGTCAGCCGATGCTAGCAGGTCTGATGCTCAAGCAAACACTAAATCGTGCGACTTGGGGCCGTCCCGCTATTTATACACACTCAATCATGCCCAAGGGAACGCCCAAGCCTCAAGTTGTCATTGCTGGTGCGGTGAAATTTGAGGCGCAACCAAACCCTCGACAAACTTTGTTACTGCGTCATCGCTCATTGCCCTTGAAACAACTAATCAAGGAAATGAATGTTTACAGTAACAACGATATGGCAGAGATGCTGGCAGACTCAGTGGGAGGAGCCACTGTAGTGCAATCAACTGCTGCTCACCTTGCGAGAGTGCCACAAGTAGAAATTCAGTTAATCAATGGTTCTGGATTAGGGCCGGAAAATCGCATTTCTCCCAGAGCTGCTTGTGCCATGTTGATGGCTATTCAAGGTGAAGCATCTGCCCATCAACTGAATCTGGCTGACTTGTTCCCCATGTCTGGATTTGATCACCGGGGGACACTACACTCCAGACACATTCCCCTTGCTACTGTGATTAAAACTGGCACTCTGCGGGATGTGAGCGCTTTAGCGGGAGTGATGCCCACACGCGATCGCGGTTTGGTTTGGTTTGCTATTATCAACCGGGGGACAAATGTCTGGGGTTTGCGGACTGGACAAGATCAACTGTTGCAAAGTGTTGTAAAACAATTACAACTACCTCCAACCGTTCCTGTTGCCCTGACTCCCCACTCAGCCATCAACTCTTTACCCCAGCTAGGTGCAGCTAATCGGAATGAAATTTTATTCAAAAGTTAGTTCATCTATAGTTCACCGTTAGAACAGAGAGTAAGCCAGTCTCATTCGCAATCCAAAAGTTTTATTGATGGGTAAAAACCGAACTTGTAAAGGGGAAATGTCCATAATAGCTTTTGGGTTAAATTTTCCATTAACTTGATTACAGGTAGTTCGCAAAATGCCCTAACCCCATTATTGGGGAGAGCAGGCGAAACCCCAAGTAAAAAGCCACGTCAATTTTGTAAAAATAACTGTAAATAGATTTGTCACGACTAAGCAACAATTAAGCTTATAAATCAGGTTGTGATTATGCGATTTCTCAAATTACCCAGGTCTTTACGCCAACTCAGTACTCATGTTTTAGCGATCGCGCTAGGAGTTCTGCTAACCGTTAGCACATTGCAAGTATTGCCCTCCCAAGCCGAACCAGCACCCCCAGTAACTGTTGGAGATACTTCACAACTGATTGCCCAACGGCAATCACCAGCTACTGCTGCGATCGGTAGCACTAGTTTTGTCACAGCAGCAGTGAATCGTGTTGGCGCCGCAGTTGTCAGAATTGATACTGAGCGCACAATTACTCGTCGCGTTGATCCATTTATGGAAGACCCCTTTTTCCGTCGGTTTTTTGGTGAAGGTTTCTCCCAACAGATCCCTTCTGAGCAGTTACGCGGTGTAGGCTCAGGTTTCATTCTTGACAAGAGCGGGTTAGTTCTAACTAATGCTCATGTGGTCGATAAGGCTGATAAAGTAACAGTCCGGCTCAAAGATGGTCGCACCTTTGAAGGGAAAGTTCAAGGTATTGATGAAGTCACAGATTTGGCAGTAGTCAAAATTAATGCTGGTAACGATTTACCAGTAGCGCCCTTGGGTTCTTCTAGTAATGTCCAAGTAGGAGACTGGGCGATCGCAGTTGGTAATCCTTTGGGATTTGATAACACCGTTACCTTGGGAATTGTCAGTACCCTCAAACGTTCCAGCGCCCAAGTCGGCATTAGTGACAAACGCTTGGATTTCATTCAAACAGACGCTGCCATTAACCCTGGTAACTCTGGGGGGCCACTATTGAATGGCCAAGGTGAAGTGATTGGCATTAACACAGCCATTCGTCCTGACGCGATGGGTATTGGGTTTGCAATTCCTATTGATAAAGCTAAAGCGATCGCCGCGCAACTGCAACGTGATGGCAAAGTTGCTCACCCCTATCTAGGTGTGCAAATGCTAACTTTGACACCCGAACTTGCCAAGCAAAATAACACCGATCCCAACTCTCCTATTCAGATACCAGAAATTAATGGTGTTTTTGTCATGCGAGTTGTCCCCAATTCTCCAGCCGCATCTGCGGGTATCCGGCGCGGGGATGTAATTCTTCAAGTTGATGGTAAAGCTATTACTAGTGCTGAACAATTACAGAACGTTGTGGAAGACAGTCGTCTTGGTCAAGTATTACAGGTGAAAGTGCAACGAGGTAATCAGACACAGCAGCTTTCAGTCCGCACAGCCGAGTTGCAAAATGCTTCGTAGAGGAGCAATATAGTCAATTTTAATAGTGTGGAATAGTAGGGGCACAGCAATGCTGTGCCCTAAACGCATATTGTATCAAAATGTGATCCACTTAGTCATATCACGACACAGTTAATAAACTTCGTCATGCGTCCCGATGTCGAGCAGAACAATAGCTTCACTATTCGTTTCTATATTCAATAGAGAAGACAACACGACAATCATAGCCGCAAGAGCAGGACTGAAGACTATCGAGTTTGCCGCTCAGTTTGTGAGTGCCCAAGGCTGGAGCAAATACGTCGGCTTCCATTTGTTGAAGAGTGTCTTCAATGCGTTGCTGGAGTTCAGCATTTCGCTTCACAAACTTACGGAACGCTCGTTGGAATTTTGGGGTCAAAACCAGAAGTCTCATTTCTCTGGTTCTTTTAAAGACTGGCGTAATACTGCAATAACATCTTGGGCTGACTGATGCCGAAATTTACCTGCATGGAAATCAGCTAGGGTTTCTTGGGCATCTGTAGCTATTTCTGAACGACGATTTTCGTGGTGGCGGTTTTGTAGAATCTTAATCAGCATTTCTTGCTGCTCACAGGAAAGTTGCAAAGCGTCTTCCAGCACTTGATTGAGAGTACTCATGAGCAAATTAGACTATCAACTCTCAGGTTGAAAAAAATTACGAATTTGAGTGAATTATAGCGTTCTCCCTTCATAATTTACGAGACAATCTGTCCTTATACACCAGATCACGCCATCTCAACATAAAAGCCAACTGACAAGTCAGTGCTTGTGCGTAGCTTACCGGCGTAAGCATCGCTCTACCACGGATTTCAAAGAACCAAGAGTGAGTCTAAATCACTTACCAACAACTAATACTAGACCTTCATGGGCTAGTATTGCTTGAGGAAAGGCAGATTTAATATCGACTTGAACTTGCTCAAGAAAATCATCATGGTCATCTGGGTGATGATGAGAAATAGCTAGCCGTTTAACGCCAGCAGAAAGAGCTGCATTCACCGCAGCTTGCCAGAGTAAATCAGCAGAGTCATGGTTATGAGACGTAGGAGGAGTGTAAGTGGCATTGGCAATCAGCAAGTCAACGCCTTTAATGAACTGTAAAATTCGCTCTCGCTCCACTTGATCAGCATTCTGGTGCAAATCCGTGACGTAGGCAACACTATACTCTTGCCAAGTGACTCGGTAGCCAACTGACCGCTGAGTTTGATTAATTAATGCAGTTGTAATGGTGACATCATCTAGCTTCACCTCACTGTCTGGAGTAAGATTGTAGAACTGCAATTCCGACTGCATTACCTGTAAAGGGTAAGGAAAGTGGGGCTGGAGCATCTGATCGTACAGACATTGTTTGATTGAGGCTCCATTTGATGCAGCTGTGCCGTAAATGTGAAAACAATTTTCCACAATAAATGCTGGAGCAAAAAAGGGAAACCCTTGAATTCTGTTTGATTGGCAGTTGGTAAAAAATAAATGGGCTTCTAGTGGCTGTTGCAGTTCTTGCCAAGTTTTACCCAGTATGCGTAAACCAGTACCGCCATCAAAAATCAAGCGTTTCCCAGCTACATGCATTTCTACACAAGCGGTATTACCACCATAACGATTGGTATTGCTACTTGGAGTGGGAATCAAACCTCTTACACCCCAGAATTGCACGATAAATTCACCTGCTGGGCTACTTGGCAGGTTAGATGACTTTTCAGGTATGTAGCTCTGGGAATCCGACAACTCAAAATTTGACATTTTCCTTGAAATTAGACCTTACTGAGCAGGTCATCGTAGTGCCGCACTTCCAACAACCTGTTTTTTTCGTCCACAATGACTACCGTAGGAGAGTAACTTTTTAACTCTTCTAAAGTGAACTGCCCGTAAGTCATTATAATCAAGCGATCGCCAAGAATGCCTAGACGTGCCGCACCCCCATTTAGCTCAATTATTCCTGAATGGGCTGGAGCCGGGATCGCATAAGTAATAAAACGCTGACCGTTGGCATTATTAACTACTTGCACCTGCTCATAGGGTAAGATGCCAGCTTTTTCCAAAAGCATTTCATCGATGCTGATACTACCCACATAGTTGATATTCGCCCCCGTGAGGGTGCAGTTATGAATTTTTGCCAAAAGGAGAGTGCGCTGCATTTGAGTTTGGGGTTGGTGGCAGATTTTAAAATCCGTAACAAGCGAAAGTTATAAAAGTGAGGAGTTAGGGGTGAGGAGTTAGGAGTGAGGAGTTAGAAATAAAAATTCATAACTCTTAACTCATAATTCTTAACTCCTAACTTTCTAACTCTTCTATTATCCTCTATAAGCTTTGACGGATTTTTCTACTAAAGCTGCAACTTTGTCCACATCTTGCCAACCGAGAATTTCAGTCACCTTTTTTTCCAAATTTTTATAACTACGGAAAAATTCGGCAATTTCATCTAAGCGGTGTGGCGCTAAGTCATTTAGGGATTTGACCTGAGTGTAGCGCGGATCTTTGTCAGGAACACAAAGGATTTTTTCATCGCGATCGCCACCGTCAATCATCTCCAAAAAGCCAATCGGTCGTGCGGCAATCACACAGCCTGGAAAGGTCGGCTCGTCAATTATGACCATGCCATCTAAGGGATCGCCATCATCAGCCAAAGTATTGGGTACAAAGCCGTAGTCATAAGGATATTGTACCGAGGAATAAAGTACTCGGTCTAGAGCAAAAGCTTCTAGTTCCTTGTCGTATTCGTATTTATTTTTACTTTTGCCAGTAATTTCAATCAGAACGTTGATTAGTCCAGGTTTCGGTTGGGCAGGAATACGAGATAAGTCCACAAAAACTCCTCTGATAACAATAAATCATGGGGGCACTCAGTCAGCTTCGCTCCCCGTGTAGAATTTTAGGACAATATGGATCTCTTCCCAACGTATTCATTTCACGAGATAGGGCATTGGGCATTGGGAAAGAGGAGGCAGAAGTTCTTTAATTTTGAATTTTGAATTGATTTCTCCCTTATCTCGCCTATCTCCCTCATCCTCCCCTGCTCCCCCTGCTCCCCCTGCTCCCTCATCTCTGCCACTCCTATTGAAATGGAAAAAGCGTTGTGAAGAAACTTCGCAACGCTTTTTCCAAGAGGGTATTATTCTCTCCCGCCCTTAATTGCTGTTGGGGGGATTTAGAGGCTATTTATAAAGTAAATCTAAAGGCGAGTAGGAGGGGATGCTCTTAGCGAAGCTGCTATATATGCCGTTATGACTCGCATCATGCTACGTCGTTTAGTTCTCTAAAGATTTGCTTTATAAATGGTCTCTTATTTCTGCCCGTACTCTGTCAAGACAACTGAAATCTGGAGTCACACAATAAATATTTCAGCTTAGGAGTCACGCAAAAATAACTTGAACACTTTTAATTGGAAAGTAAGGCTAACAGCTTATTCCAAATTAAATTTGTACAACTTATTTTTACATGATGCCTTATTCCTGATGAACTAGATCCAAATCTAGAGAAATTTTCTTAAAATCAGCTTTCTCCTTTTCCGTAGCTTTCCTGCTGGTGAAATGCTACTGGAAAGCTTTATCAATCTTGACTTCCTTTGAAATTTTGAACCAGGGGCTGCTGGCTATTTTGAACATCACTTGAAGAATAGTGGGCGATGACAAATACGGGTAGAATGAGAGTTAATAGAGCGATCGCAGTTCCCACAATGTCTGCCAAACGTTGGGAATATGTGTCGGTATTGGCAGACTGGCTATTTGAATTCATACAAAATTGAAGTTATTCGTAACACTGTATAGGTCTACTCTCTGATTGAGAGTCTTAAATTGCTATGTTAGCTATTTTTAAACTGTAGAATGTGTAGCATCCTACAATCTAAACCAGTTCTCTAACTGTCATAATAACCTTTTTATACATGGAGTTCTTAATACAAAGTTACAACTAAAGAAATTATGTTTTATTTTGCAATTAATATTTTCAAATATTTCCCTGTATGGTGTAATGGTTCGCATACGCAAAGCCAACGTTGACAGCATCATAAATTACATTTTTTCGCTGTTTAAAGATTAATTAGCAAAACATATTTGTCCGATACTTCATCATTATAACATCTTAAAACGCCTTTGATAAGGTCATTTTACTGGAATTGCTAATTTGTGATACAGGACACAAAACAGCAATTGCACTGATAAATATTTAGCCCACATTCCGCAGGTGCGATCGTAAATGCTGTATTTTAAAAATGACTTAAATTTTGC
It includes:
- a CDS encoding D-alanyl-D-alanine carboxypeptidase produces the protein MLELLGSGLVSLWLEMAGVQIKPLDALDALTWQSSPGLVLAPDPNPTGATTVQEYLKQLITSKLIAQNLAQSQGIWMQSGPMLMANHQGTTPLPAASLTKIATSLVALKTWGPDYQFDTLVSATGPLVNGVVQGDLVITGNGDPMFVWEEAIALGNTLNKMGIKQVKGNLLITGNFAMNFQRQPMLAGLMLKQTLNRATWGRPAIYTHSIMPKGTPKPQVVIAGAVKFEAQPNPRQTLLLRHRSLPLKQLIKEMNVYSNNDMAEMLADSVGGATVVQSTAAHLARVPQVEIQLINGSGLGPENRISPRAACAMLMAIQGEASAHQLNLADLFPMSGFDHRGTLHSRHIPLATVIKTGTLRDVSALAGVMPTRDRGLVWFAIINRGTNVWGLRTGQDQLLQSVVKQLQLPPTVPVALTPHSAINSLPQLGAANRNEILFKS
- a CDS encoding HhoA/HhoB/HtrA family serine endopeptidase, which gives rise to MRFLKLPRSLRQLSTHVLAIALGVLLTVSTLQVLPSQAEPAPPVTVGDTSQLIAQRQSPATAAIGSTSFVTAAVNRVGAAVVRIDTERTITRRVDPFMEDPFFRRFFGEGFSQQIPSEQLRGVGSGFILDKSGLVLTNAHVVDKADKVTVRLKDGRTFEGKVQGIDEVTDLAVVKINAGNDLPVAPLGSSSNVQVGDWAIAVGNPLGFDNTVTLGIVSTLKRSSAQVGISDKRLDFIQTDAAINPGNSGGPLLNGQGEVIGINTAIRPDAMGIGFAIPIDKAKAIAAQLQRDGKVAHPYLGVQMLTLTPELAKQNNTDPNSPIQIPEINGVFVMRVVPNSPAASAGIRRGDVILQVDGKAITSAEQLQNVVEDSRLGQVLQVKVQRGNQTQQLSVRTAELQNAS
- the panD gene encoding aspartate 1-decarboxylase, producing MQRTLLLAKIHNCTLTGANINYVGSISIDEMLLEKAGILPYEQVQVVNNANGQRFITYAIPAPAHSGIIELNGGAARLGILGDRLIIMTYGQFTLEELKSYSPTVVIVDEKNRLLEVRHYDDLLSKV
- a CDS encoding inorganic diphosphatase, encoding MDLSRIPAQPKPGLINVLIEITGKSKNKYEYDKELEAFALDRVLYSSVQYPYDYGFVPNTLADDGDPLDGMVIIDEPTFPGCVIAARPIGFLEMIDGGDRDEKILCVPDKDPRYTQVKSLNDLAPHRLDEIAEFFRSYKNLEKKVTEILGWQDVDKVAALVEKSVKAYRG
- a CDS encoding LOG family protein → MTSSASFDTLESLQADIAELIARLPTLKNRQFIQQALATIVRLADTEIERLDWKILSAALADMERGFQLFYDYRHVRKVTIFGSARLAPDTPDYQMALEFGRAVSQLGFMVMTGGGGGIMQAGHEGAGRENSFGLNIQLPFEQEANPFIEGDPKLVHFKYFFTRKLFLLKESDAVALFPGGFGTQDEAFECMTLSQTGKFGPVPLVLIDHPGGDYWRSWSEYIDKQLVQNGLVSPDDPSLYTVTDNVNVACDAITRFYQVYHSCRYVSNKLVIRLKTDISDAQVEQLNANFSDIIIQGRIEKSQALPQEAQDETVELPRLVLYFNQRDLGRLYQMIATINRMGTPSPEDAAHPERK
- a CDS encoding pentapeptide repeat-containing protein, with the translated sequence MSTYLSQVWQLLRNYVRDIRLEEMPKTTSVKTEAVLPLGKSIKEPYKSVKFAQDNLQEDLWSQRLQESLEKWTIPKSGLTYKIGDGASDTLPSGFCFRVCDRQMHEEIYDLLGNGALKPEIVNQLMELVVTGQKIRPELLFWRLEDFYHRWCQGEFIDGTPDDNLPQKTMLKLAAQNIAIGLRQVDIYTGLNVLILLLELHRYAQERDQLKQKITFYPSAQPDTDNFFTSQLLRIINYSDALEIGNFSSIVGQFLKGGNFKGAYLGDANLTGADFRGANLSGANLGDANLTGVNFSGANLSGANLGDANLSGANLSGANLSGADLGSTNLSGANLNCANLSRADLNRADLSSTNLNRADLNRADLNRSDLSSANFSHADLSNAILFGANLSEANLRSANLNHADLCRADLSGADLSHAILNGTNLSDTILFSTNLSDAILIAADLSYAKLNGAKLNDARLNGAMFLGADLSGVDLSRVILNEADLSGVILSEADLSGADLTDAILFGTDFSYANLNSANLSGSNLSGAILNGADLSHSNLSYAILGGADLSDANMEEMTWGKKQQWEGVRGLETAVNVPEALKEELGLN
- a CDS encoding MBL fold metallo-hydrolase, whose amino-acid sequence is MSNFELSDSQSYIPEKSSNLPSSPAGEFIVQFWGVRGLIPTPSSNTNRYGGNTACVEMHVAGKRLIFDGGTGLRILGKTWQELQQPLEAHLFFTNCQSNRIQGFPFFAPAFIVENCFHIYGTAASNGASIKQCLYDQMLQPHFPYPLQVMQSELQFYNLTPDSEVKLDDVTITTALINQTQRSVGYRVTWQEYSVAYVTDLHQNADQVERERILQFIKGVDLLIANATYTPPTSHNHDSADLLWQAAVNAALSAGVKRLAISHHHPDDHDDFLEQVQVDIKSAFPQAILAHEGLVLVVGK
- a CDS encoding type II toxin-antitoxin system RelE/ParE family toxin, with the translated sequence MRLLVLTPKFQRAFRKFVKRNAELQQRIEDTLQQMEADVFAPALGTHKLSGKLDSLQSCSCGYDCRVVFSIEYRNE